The following coding sequences are from one Carassius auratus strain Wakin unplaced genomic scaffold, ASM336829v1 scaf_tig00016867, whole genome shotgun sequence window:
- the LOC113075342 gene encoding CD209 antigen-like protein A isoform X2: MERKGAVETITDVNRDARYRHNVRTESENTDTKRHQTPQHTGSGCVKVRSFRAAVVCLVLLCVLLLTAVIVLGVNLHDMIEEFYIKNKNITDVIDELEKRKSNLASDVTELSVKNTNLCKQNETLHKEMKELWLKISKMDVSPVMKNWNESRRDCKERGSDLIIINNKEEQDFVKTISGGSEFWIGLIEVDSTWKWVDDSLPITELWASGKPSDSSGNKDCAVNLSSGFAEYSCDQKRKWICEKNI, translated from the exons ATGGAAAGAAAAGGTGCAGTGGAGACAATCACTGATGTCAACAGAGATGCTAGATACCGTCATAATGTCAGGACAGAATCAGAGAACACCGACACCAAGAGACACCAAACACCTCAACACACAG GAAGTGGCTGTGTGAAGGTCAGAAGCTTCAGAGCAGCTGtagtgtgtttggttctgctgtgtgttcttctgctgactgcagtcaTAGTGCTGGGCGTCAATCTCCATGATATGATTGAGGAGTTTTACATCAAGAACAAAAACATCACAGATGTAATAGACGAGTTAGAGAAAAGAAAATCCAACTTGGCCAGTGATGTTACAGAATTATCAGTTAAGAATACAAATCTatgtaaacaaaatgaaacattacATAAGGAGATGAAAGAATTGTGGCTGAAGATAAGCAAAATGG ATGTTTCCCCAGTGATGAAAAACTGGAATGAGAGCAGAAGAGACTGTAAAGAGAGAGGATCAGATCtgatcatcataaacaacaaagaggAACAA GACTTTGTGAAAACGATTTCTGGTGGTTCTGAATTCTGGATCGGTCTGATTGAGGTGGACAGCACATGGAAATGGGTTGATGACAGCTTACCGATCACTGA GTTATGGGCTTCTGGAAAACCTAGTGATAGCTCTGGTAATAAGGATTGTGCTGTAAATCTGTCATCAGGGTTTGCTGAATATTCATGTGATCAAAAACGTAAATGGATCTGTGAGAAGAACATTTGA
- the LOC113075342 gene encoding CD209 antigen-like protein E isoform X1 — translation MERKGAVETITDVNRDARYRHNVRTESENTDTKRHQTPQHTGSGCVKVRSFRAAVVCLVLLCVLLLTAVIVLGVNLHDMIEEFYIKNKNITDVIDELEKRKSNLASDVTELSVKNTNLCKQNETLHKEMKELWLKISKMDGWKCYQSSLYYVSSDVSPVMKNWNESRRDCKERGSDLIIINNKEEQDFVKTISGGSEFWIGLIEVDSTWKWVDDSLPITELWASGKPSDSSGNKDCAVNLSSGFAEYSCDQKRKWICEKNI, via the exons ATGGAAAGAAAAGGTGCAGTGGAGACAATCACTGATGTCAACAGAGATGCTAGATACCGTCATAATGTCAGGACAGAATCAGAGAACACCGACACCAAGAGACACCAAACACCTCAACACACAG GAAGTGGCTGTGTGAAGGTCAGAAGCTTCAGAGCAGCTGtagtgtgtttggttctgctgtgtgttcttctgctgactgcagtcaTAGTGCTGGGCGTCAATCTCCATGATATGATTGAGGAGTTTTACATCAAGAACAAAAACATCACAGATGTAATAGACGAGTTAGAGAAAAGAAAATCCAACTTGGCCAGTGATGTTACAGAATTATCAGTTAAGAATACAAATCTatgtaaacaaaatgaaacattacATAAGGAGATGAAAGAATTGTGGCTGAAGATAAGCAAAATGG ATGGATGGAAGTGCTATCAATCCAGTCTCTACTATGTTTCCTCAGATGTTTCCCCAGTGATGAAAAACTGGAATGAGAGCAGAAGAGACTGTAAAGAGAGAGGATCAGATCtgatcatcataaacaacaaagaggAACAA GACTTTGTGAAAACGATTTCTGGTGGTTCTGAATTCTGGATCGGTCTGATTGAGGTGGACAGCACATGGAAATGGGTTGATGACAGCTTACCGATCACTGA GTTATGGGCTTCTGGAAAACCTAGTGATAGCTCTGGTAATAAGGATTGTGCTGTAAATCTGTCATCAGGGTTTGCTGAATATTCATGTGATCAAAAACGTAAATGGATCTGTGAGAAGAACATTTGA